ATTGCGATTGAATGCAGAAAGCGAGGGACACTGAGAGCACTCCAATCCCAACCGAAATGGGAGCACACAACAACGGCGATTACATAGGAATCAACATAACACCTTCCCCTCCATCAAATCATCACACCCACCGAAAAGTATCAATGATACCTCTCATTTTCTTGATCTTCTACGAGGTGTCAGGAGGCCCCTTCGGCATCGAAGACAGCGTCGGCGCCGCCGGCCCCCTTGTCGCCCTAGCCGGCTTCCTACTCTTCCCACTAATCTGGAGCGTCCCAGAAGCCCTAATCACCGCCGAGATGGGCACAATGTTCCCCGAAAACGGCGGCTACGTCGTCTGGGTGTCCTCCGCTTTAGGCCCTTTTTGGGGCTTCCAGCAAGGCTGGATGAAGTGGCTTAGTGGAGTAATCGACAATGCCCTttaccctcttttgtttcttgaTTATCTCAAATCAGGAATCCCTGCATTGGGTGGCGGTTTGCCTAGGGTTATGGCCGTCATTGCCTTGACAATTTTCCTCACTTATATTAATTACAGAGGCTTGACGATTGTGGGATGGGTTGCTGTGGTTCTTGGTGTTTTCTCTGTTCTTCCATTTGTGGTGATGGGCTTGATTTCAATCCCTAAATTGGAGCCCAAGAGATGGCTTGTTGCTGATATCCACAATGTTGATTGGAATTTGTATCTGAATACTCTGTTTTGGAATCTCAACTATTGGGATTCGATAAGCACTCTTGCTGGTGAGGTTGAGAGCCCGAAAAGGAACCTTCCGAGGGCTCTGTTTTTCGCTCTGCTTCTCGTTGTCGTCGGGTACTTCTTTCCCTTGCTAACGAGCACGGGAGCGATCCCCTTGGACCGGGAGCTGTGGACTGATGGGTATTTTTCGGATGTGGCTAAGATCATCGGTGGCGCGTGGCTGAGCTGGTGGATACAGGGGGCTGCAGCGGTGTCGAACATGGGGATGTTTGTGGCGGAGATGAGTGGGGACTCATTCCAGCTGCTCGGGATGGCGGAGAGGGGGATGCTTCCGGAGGTTTTTGCTAAGAGGTCGCGTTATGGGACTCCCGTGGTGGGGATACTGTTCTCTGCTTCTGGGGTGGTTTTGCTGTCGTGGCTTAGCTTTCAGGAGATTGTGGCGGCGGAGAACTTCTTGTATTGCTTTGGGATGATACTGGAGTTTATAGCGTTTGTGAGGCTGAGGGTGGTGGCGCCGGGTGTGGCCCGTCCTTATAGGATCCCGGTGGGGACGTGGGGGGCTGCGGCCATGTGTGTGCCTCCCACTGTGTTGATATGTGTGGTGTTGGGATTGTCGTCGCTCAAGGTGATGGGGGTGAGCCTCGTCGCGGTTGCGCTGGGGCTTGTGTTGCAGCCGTGTATCAAGCATTGTGAGAAGAAGAAATGGCTTAGATTTTCTACTATTTCTAGTCTTCCGGATATTCATCGTGAGAATGAGACGTTGATCCAGTGAAGATTGATGATTCCTAGTTTAGGTGAGACTAGATACTTGTCACAGCACGTGGAATTTTGTACATGTGACATAATGGAAATTAAAATGAGAATATCTGTTTATTAGTTAGCTGAAAGTTTTCATTTCATGCTATAAGATCTAACTCTCTTACAACAATTGGCTTGGTATATGTGTTTCTTCATGTCTagaaataatttcaaatttcacaaattttcaATTCAAGAATTAGTAGTTACTTCCTTGCTTAAAAGATCGTCGACCAATACCATCACATAACATAACATGATGCAGACGTGACAACATAAACATAAAATCTATACCCAAATAAAATGGAATTCAAAACCTCTAAGCAAATTTTTCTTAATTCTACCCTAATTTAGCTATTTGATATAGGCCTATACACAATTCTACTCATTAACAAGTCATGTGTAGTAGGCCTCTTTTAAATGAACAGCccatataaaataatttcaatttaaCAAGCAAAAACCAGCCCAATTGCATCTCTTCACCATTGCTCACCCACTCGTATCAATTCAAGTATCACCATCTTCTCGATTTGTCTCCTTCTAACCcctctcatttctctctctctctctctctctctcacaatcTCACGCAGTTCATCTTCTTACGCTATCGACCTCAACTCAGCAAATCAACAAGTCATTATTCCATTTGATCCGTAAGAATTGTGCATTTTGTTAATAGGGATTCTGACTGGTAGAAGATTTGTGTGGCACTGAATTATACTTGTattttagtagtataaaattaactGTTTTTTTGGGAGCCCAAATCTTAGTCTCCAATTATATGCGCTTTAACTGCAAGTTTGAGCAATATCCGATAGTTACAGAATACAGATATGTTGCTGCACTCTATTGCCAGGAAAATGCTAAAAAAAACGTGCCACATTATTTGTTTGTGGAAGCCACTTGATCAATCAATCTTCTCTGTTCCTTCCACAGATTACATGGATGTGTTTATTTTCTCAAATTGCATTGAATGTAAGCATATGAGGTCATTCGGCAGATTTACCTATTGTATTGAACAAAATAATAGCTGTTGATCGATTGTTTTTCTTTATTGGAGTAGTAACTGTTGCTTCTTAGTTCAAGTGTTGTATATGTTGTTTGATATCTATTAGACCAGCTACTCAAAATCTGATTGCTATACGAGAAATGGTTATAGATAATGTAGGACAGGAAAGACAAGGTTTCTTTCAAAATCATATATTTTCCTTTACTGTAGCAGATTCTTAGTAAGTTGACCATAAGCATAGATTTTCCCATAATTTGGGAAATATGATAACTTTTTGACAGCTAGGTTTGCGATACGTGTCATTTTCGCCTCACTACCTGCTTACCCTTAATATTCCTAAAAGAACAGTTCATCACCAGTGTTTAGTTCACATAACCCCCTCATTATATGGGGTAATAACAGTACCTCTTCAACTTCTAGTTTTCTGACATGTGCCAGGTCTGCTGTGCGATCATATTCCTAAGAATGCAAGCATCATACATTGTGAAGCTTATACGAAATCAACCCATGGCATGGATAATATTAATGCATATTTGTGTACTAATTTCACATCTAGCAGCTGGATTGGTTGATTGTATTAGCTACTTAACAACGACAATGCTTTTATTCTTGTGGCCTAGGTTTACCTATTGAGCTAGCAACTGCATTAATTATAATTGTTACAATGAGGCAATCATTTTGCAttatctacttttttctctatgATTTTTTTGGGAGTTTACTTTTTTTAAAGTCCCATGGTTAAGctcttttaatatatatactataaaCAAAAGAACTAaactatgtaattttattttagggCAAATGATTTTGTTGTTGGTGGATAATGATTAGGGTGTTTATTTAAATCAATAATCATATACATTTATTTGTAGTTGATGAGACTGACGGTTCACTCGGAACTTGATAGGGATAGATTTTTATGGACAGAAATTTTCAAGCCTTAATGTTGTTTCTTCCTGCATAATTTACCTTTCCTCTAATCTATCTATAGATCTTATAAATATAAAAGAGGTGGTATATACAAAGGAAATGCTTCTTTTTACAATTTACATGATGATTAGTTTTGAGCATCTGTCATAGTAAATGCTGAGTCAGTGTTCTTGCTCAATTGATTGATATATGTCTGCAGATTTATACtattagaaaataaattttacaGTAGCTGCAGATCtctatgtactttttttttctttattggtGATCATGTCTTCTAACTGTAGTTTATCGTATTGTCTATTATATATTGGATCAGCTACAGAAAAGTCAGATAACGTCGATTTGCTGAGCTTGATACACATTCACCAGCTGTTAACATTGGTCATTTGTTCTAACTTCTGTATTCTGTTTCAGATATTCATTTTGGAAGTGCTCGTTTCCTCTCTTTTCTTAGCTTTGTTCTGCTGTTAGATTTCCTTATAAAGGAAGGTCTCCTGGAATTTACGTTAATTCACATGGATCTTGGCAAAATGAATGAAGCGAAACCTCAAGTGCAAGCGTTTTCCTGACGTGGAAAGAGAATATCACAAGTTCTGAGATTTTTCCTGTTGGCGGGAGCAGACTTCGTTCAATGCAGAAGGAAGAAGGTTAGTAATCTGTTTACTGGCAGAATTGGATGTTGTCAACAAATATAGATGTTATTTTTGGTAGCTCCACAGTTCTCTCTCTTTCTACATTTCTTTTAAGAAATacaaccaagatgactcattactaaaaatgaaaacacctttcatctctactttattccctctctcttactttactctctccacttaacacacaaaataaatctGCATAAAAACTCGTGCcgtccaaggaaggggtcaGTCATCtcccttgggacggagggagtactaattaatttaaaaaatttcctTCCTATGATATATGTTCCGTTGCATGGGGGTTACTGGTTAGTGTGTGGTTCACGTCAAGAAAATTGTCTTTTGATGTGATTTAGAGCCCCTTATAGGACACTCGCCTgcaattttgtattttatctaaATTTGGAAGATAGTGATGAAACTAAGATGGGGTGTTTATAGGCAAAGAAATGAGGAAGAGAATAAGTGCATCACTAGGCTAGGGTTGGATCATGGTTGGTTGGAGCAATTTCGAAATTGATAGTAGGGCTGGTGTCTGGGTGACACTGGCTAAGTGTAAGGATTTGACATTTTAGAAAGTAATCGTCAACTATCAATATGTATTCAGTGGCAGGCTGGCTTGTATCTATTTCTATATGTTTTTTATTGTTTCCTTCCGGAAAATTCTCTTCGTTCTATTTTATCTAAACTAGAAGAGTAGTTTTAACCTGTAGATTTGTTGAGTCTTATTAATTGACCTTCCATAAATTGAGCTATAATTGTTTCTTCTTTGACTGTTAGTTTTACATGTCAGTTTCCGCTGCAGGATCAGTTGATTTATATTATAACTATAATGCACCTGAAAGAACAATGATACAATCATGGATAAGTATCTTAGCACCTCGTTAACTGATAGTTTTATGATACTCTTCACTTTTGGTGTATGATCATTTTCCTTAAAATGGTATCATCCAGCAGTGGTGCGCTATAAGAGAAAATAGTGTGACACGTGTCAGTTTTGACGCATTTTCCACAAATTCGAGCAGCTGGTGTTTGGGTGACACTGGTTAAAAATTGAgctatattatttctttttttggccTCTAGTTTTACGATACGTGTCAGTTCCGCCGCAGGATCTCAGTTGATCAATATATGGAGTACTTTAAAGGACTATAAAGGGAGGTGTTAACCGGTAGCTTATGATGTAGGAACATTTTCCTTAAAAAGTAATCATCCTGCATTGGTGCAGCTATAAAAGGAAATCACCCTGTCGCATTTGTATTCCATAACTACATGACGTAAGAGTTGACATTTTTTGAAGTAGGGGCTTATATATGCATGTTCATGGAAGCCAGGAAGTGCTAAATCTAATTTTGTATATTCGATTTGGCTTAGCTTTTTCTCCCGGAAAATTCGCCCCTTTATTTACGTAAGCTAAAAGAGTAGTTTTAACCTGTAGCTTTTAATAAGCCTTGTTAAGTAACCGCCCATAAAAGCAACATTATTTCTTTATTAACCACTAGTGTTATAATAGTTGTCAGTTTTCCCACAGGATCAGTTGATCAACATTATTACTTTAATTCACCTCAAAGAGAAGTGTTGAATGACGGTAGTTTAGCATGCATGGATCTCATACTATTAGTACCTCTTCAACTGCTAGTTGTATGACATGTTTCAGTTCTGACGTATGATCATTTTCCTTGAGTTTAAGCATCCTGCATTGGTGCAGGTATAAGAAGAAAGCAAAGAATGTCATgagtaataatattatttgcGCCGCATTAGACTGCTAGTTCATGACACGTGTCACTTTTTCCGCATTTTTCACGAAATGCTAGGCAGCTGGATTGGTTGATGGCTATAGCTGGTTAAAACATCAATGCTATTATTATTGCTAGGCTGACACATGTGATTTCAATTGTTTTAGGTTTGCGTTGTTTAGTTTTCTTGTGGCTTTTATAGCAGTATCACATTTACTCTCTTACATATATAGTACATTGTGCATAAGGAATTACATGAGGATATCTTACGGTTTAAGTTGAAGATACATGTATTGAATTTTTATATGGCAGCTCTTAGCAGCCTTATCATTCTTGAAATATATTTATCCAAGTAGTTGACTTCCGAATGAGGTGGTACATACGTATGATTTATTATTTGGAGCTTCAGTCTTATTGAATACTTGGATAATTTTGTTATATCATGGAGTTTCAGCTTTGTATGTATTCCTCAAATTACGGAGTTCTTGAGGCTATTTTCTTTCTTAGTTCATTGATACTGACCTTGATTTACATGAGGGCTTGTTGGGATTGATTCCAGTTGCACTAggcatttttaaaatatttttttatggaaaCAAAAGGAAGATCTTTTCTGATGCCCTAATATGGATCGTGATACTCAATTGTACACCAATATcacaatattttcttttaatggTCAATCATTTATCAACATTCTACATTTGCCTGGTTCTAAAAGGATTTTGGCCTTGACAATCAATCATGAGGAGATACTAATGACTCTAAAAGTTTGACAGCAGTAGCAATATGTGGTGGCGAGAGAGATTACAGGTACACTATAGTTCCAGTATATATTTTTCTTCATTTGTTGGTTCTTAGCATCATAGTGAAGCCAATTTTCTAATTTACATGCAATTCAGTTTGGTGATGttgtgcttcactcaaaatattgataatttg
This portion of the Salvia splendens isolate huo1 chromosome 10, SspV2, whole genome shotgun sequence genome encodes:
- the LOC121750113 gene encoding probable polyamine transporter At1g31830 isoform X2; the encoded protein is MGAHNNGDYIGINITPSPPSNHHTHRKVSMIPLIFLIFYEVSGGPFGIEDSVGAAGPLVALAGFLLFPLIWSVPEALITAEMGTMFPENGGYVVWVSSALGPFWGFQQGWMKWLSGVIDNALYPLLFLDYLKSGIPALGGGLPRVMAVIALTIFLTYINYRGLTIVGWVAVVLGVFSVLPFVVMGLISIPKLEPKRWLVADIHNVDWNLYLNTLFWNLNYWDSISTLAGEVESPKRNLPRALFFALLLVVVGYFFPLLTSTGAIPLDRELWTDGYFSDVAKIIGGAWLSWWIQGAAAVSNMGMFVAEMSGDSFQLLGMAERGMLPEVFAKRSRYGTPVVGILFSASGVVLLSWLSFQEIVAAENFLYCFGMILEFIAFVRLRVVAPGVARPYRIPVGTWGAAAMCVPPTVLICVVLGLSSLKVMGVSLVAVALGLVLQPCIKHCEKKKWLRFSTISSLPDIHRENETLIQ
- the LOC121750113 gene encoding probable polyamine transporter At1g31830 isoform X1 is translated as MAADAGDKTTAATSAIPANHKASDPTVVAGDGTPPANTKTHASPNSIDQKARDTESTPIPTEMGAHNNGDYIGINITPSPPSNHHTHRKVSMIPLIFLIFYEVSGGPFGIEDSVGAAGPLVALAGFLLFPLIWSVPEALITAEMGTMFPENGGYVVWVSSALGPFWGFQQGWMKWLSGVIDNALYPLLFLDYLKSGIPALGGGLPRVMAVIALTIFLTYINYRGLTIVGWVAVVLGVFSVLPFVVMGLISIPKLEPKRWLVADIHNVDWNLYLNTLFWNLNYWDSISTLAGEVESPKRNLPRALFFALLLVVVGYFFPLLTSTGAIPLDRELWTDGYFSDVAKIIGGAWLSWWIQGAAAVSNMGMFVAEMSGDSFQLLGMAERGMLPEVFAKRSRYGTPVVGILFSASGVVLLSWLSFQEIVAAENFLYCFGMILEFIAFVRLRVVAPGVARPYRIPVGTWGAAAMCVPPTVLICVVLGLSSLKVMGVSLVAVALGLVLQPCIKHCEKKKWLRFSTISSLPDIHRENETLIQ